One genomic region from Euleptes europaea isolate rEulEur1 chromosome 6, rEulEur1.hap1, whole genome shotgun sequence encodes:
- the TMEM229B gene encoding transmembrane protein 229B isoform X1: protein MDHFKSSCWGLCGRMAAAEPLTAFSRWYLYAIHGYFCEVMFTAAWEFVVNFNWKFPGVTSVWALFIYGTSILIVEKMYLYLKDKCNILVRCLIYTLWTYLWEFTTGFILRQFNACPWDYSQFDLNFMGLITLEYAIPWFCAAIIMEQLVIRNTLRLRFDENAEPGALTVPVTLANGHVKTN, encoded by the coding sequence AGTTCCTGCTGGGGACTGTGTGGAAGGATGGCAGCAGCAGAACCCTTGACTGCTTTCTCCCGGTGGTATCTCTATGCCATTCATGGCTACTTCTGCGAGGTGATGTTCACAGCCGCCTGGGAGTTCGTGGTCAATTTCAACTGGAAGTTCCCAGGTGTCACCAGTGTATGGGCGCTCTTCATCTATGGCACTTCCATCCTCATTGTAGAAAAGATGTATCTGTATCTGAAGGACAAGTGTAACATACTAGTGCGCtgcctcatttataccctgtGGACGTATTTGTGGGAGTTTACCACTGGCTTCATTCTGCGTCAGTTCAATGCCTGCCCTTGGGACTATTCACAATTTGACTTGAACTTCATGGGCCTCATTACCCTGGAATATGCCATCCCATGGTTCTGTGCAGCAATTATCATGGAACAGTTGGTCATCAGAAACACCCTACGTTTACGGTTTGATGAGAATGCTGAACCAGGGGCTCTCACGGTTCCTGTAACCTTGGCCAATGGCCATGTGAAGACTAACTGA
- the TMEM229B gene encoding transmembrane protein 229B isoform X2, with translation MAAAEPLTAFSRWYLYAIHGYFCEVMFTAAWEFVVNFNWKFPGVTSVWALFIYGTSILIVEKMYLYLKDKCNILVRCLIYTLWTYLWEFTTGFILRQFNACPWDYSQFDLNFMGLITLEYAIPWFCAAIIMEQLVIRNTLRLRFDENAEPGALTVPVTLANGHVKTN, from the coding sequence ATGGCAGCAGCAGAACCCTTGACTGCTTTCTCCCGGTGGTATCTCTATGCCATTCATGGCTACTTCTGCGAGGTGATGTTCACAGCCGCCTGGGAGTTCGTGGTCAATTTCAACTGGAAGTTCCCAGGTGTCACCAGTGTATGGGCGCTCTTCATCTATGGCACTTCCATCCTCATTGTAGAAAAGATGTATCTGTATCTGAAGGACAAGTGTAACATACTAGTGCGCtgcctcatttataccctgtGGACGTATTTGTGGGAGTTTACCACTGGCTTCATTCTGCGTCAGTTCAATGCCTGCCCTTGGGACTATTCACAATTTGACTTGAACTTCATGGGCCTCATTACCCTGGAATATGCCATCCCATGGTTCTGTGCAGCAATTATCATGGAACAGTTGGTCATCAGAAACACCCTACGTTTACGGTTTGATGAGAATGCTGAACCAGGGGCTCTCACGGTTCCTGTAACCTTGGCCAATGGCCATGTGAAGACTAACTGA